A single region of the Drosophila miranda strain MSH22 chromosome 2, D.miranda_PacBio2.1, whole genome shotgun sequence genome encodes:
- the LOC108154005 gene encoding cadherin-89D yields the protein MSASQAESVTTSGSCAFHTVDGVAAESEGVRFIRLREDAQVGKEILRVQAYPRATAALKGADASGDHKYFNLTEYNATTLVISLARSLERLVDRDVPRNLLKFRILCAGKQDKLEEGSYLSITVYIEDVNDNAPEFLNVPYVVDVDENTSVESIVFEGVQAFDRDKPNTPNSEVHFSMSTVPEQLSADGSPYFALKSPHRPLLILKRELDFDNGIRQFKLPIFAWDRGTPANQANTTITINVRDVDDLPPKFTEGVYRTKINEFFPMTGVPIRIPLYFAPPIMAFDQDSLNATLVYEIISGNERQLFRVNPHNGVMYLQKEIDLEEESLPGNTFVLQLEARQKDNPLKKALARIEVEVLDLNDNVPEFEADFYNISIVENLPTGFSVLQVNAIDRDQGENSEFLYNLVETKETTGAFRIDSRTGWITVRDDRLLDREQRRSIQLNVEALERNPSYLDDKHLKKPGPSRVHVEITLLDTNDNTPKFEHGNLYEFKVPITAPTGYVIGQVAAKDPDDGPNGHLLYELQRPKGSGYIPFRLDNKNGTIFVGGPLRRGRIAVFVEASDQPTNPSERRFSLAVITIEVYATIDDQAIDFVGAPYEFWVGASTPLGTSVGQVRTSLIYDGEDEIMYDLLHTYSEGVPFAIEERSGIITVIRELSEFKRKVYNFEAVANYLFANSTKPLVMSRSSSPLTTVAAPSQSELSDEGVLITNLTIHIVNKPEQKVPLRPVIEEINMNVINFHVEENVVGGIIGQLLYKNGINLVNNELGSFRELPSDVASGSRNITMGSRFRSRNRSRSSKSKRRLPRRLVGDSNVKLRYIIANQQEVVNKISITEDGTLLTLIGLDREQQASYELTVIVEYSTGLVSGAGIYQVNIKVDDVNDNAPKFNALTYVGLINENCAAGTELSMNHAIHIQDADEGVNAEFRVQLQGDYSEEFSIEYVNGSFSGAAGNASQHKMPPTTGAFNIFNLTDQWNDEFKYQELHTTFMQSNFKLSSGPYFRISYTGKRGLDREKQQLYNLKLIAADSGGLSGYAHLTILVADVNDNAPIFERISVFKDSRLEIREYTTDMEIYFVESSSGMAAPQATAAMMLAPPPYHIPGSPRLHMDRERAVAVGVVGRAKSRRRMVRALPTKCPLFAIYEDTPIGAKLLQLSASDEDFGKNSQLHYELQGEQVERSPGMPLLKVQGVRHFTMDKLSGELSVNFPLAANIEIWLNLSVTDIDGLKDTTCLRFTVMDVNNHAPTFRKSWYSFDTAEGEYKDSVLGQLTAIDMDYGENANITYTLSDLTLPFTIKPASGVLKISGQLDRELHDKYSFQVIATDNAPTVLQRMSSSVDVEVNVLDINDNRPEFIGYDDQTKAVKYWPNVADRTLMLPVYKAYLDRSTQPGTFVRQMTAIDKDNVGNGNGLVLYSIRHQELQAPLFQIDSRDGTITTVSRINGYNDYEHLNVSVIASDVGSPSLSATAVVIVNLQGQAVTDPPKSTPKPEPPANVTIFQHAYYEVKLAENNEAPIEVMRLNLSAGLNPENYRWSLWLEEGLDETDAHPPFEYDAKNMLLYALKPFDREHISRYQLRIRADRLSREARNFARVSYPVVDERIEGLSPNECRILVHISDENDNAPRFRGNGQPIVAVLPQSASFGYPVTRVLATDADEGLNSEIRYRLLNEPTRLFGIDETTGNIRLLGDLPHDEHLYGFDVKATDRMGADDGRSGIVNVFVYIIDESKQVRLVVAGKPVEVERRIEGLMEALSSAIGRDVRVRLLEPHSNALEPATNAYIYAVDPQTNSIMEMEQLQDSLAGLQLDALQLQQQKVDGSKSMPRIIELAEFGQAARPTHASASSFMGGLEFVTVLLLVLISLGALFSACCYLCVRQKRRLWSQRDFAASDAGLTYTIAGIGASSRGQKQRRQRPQRHTQRCSKGSAGSQRPTSAFMPESVCSSAQTQSTATATEKLEQQLHHHHQQQALATQQQHHQYLNEQQRQREYIDVPLPKSIAKAAAAAAAAAAGTDANVGAGTGSTPFVLKYNSCQPVNNLNNYETSLFSLHSTGQDSGVEFLSSRELYETSPDSFQHSGSKRITNPEVLCPRHAKAHLELRQQQQQPNTDSSDTYEDSLKTDEPLVAHNCRNGSCEHRQHHHQHPHYQNTRFEKRSCVRHSFSGVKDDLMQSSPQISLRPRGHALRNSMNDLEQRLHNLEQSFQRPLEFSKSNSLF from the exons ATGTCAGCAAGCCAGGCagagtcagtca CGACCTCCGGCAGCTGTGCCTTTCACACGGTCGACGGTGTGGCGGCGGAAAGCGAAGGTGTCCGCTTCATCAGATTGCGCGAAGATGCCCAGGTGGGCAAGGAGATACTCCGCGTGCAGGCCTATCCCCGAGCCACGGCGGCCCTCAAGGGCGCCGATGCCAGTGGGGATCACAAGTACTTCAATCTGACCGAATACAATGCCACCACACTGGTGATTAGCCTGGCCCGTTCCCTGGAGCGTTTGGTGGATCGGGATGTGCCCAGGAATCTGCTCAAGTTCCGCATCCTCTGCGCTGGCAAACAGGACAAACTAGAGGAG GGAAGCTACCTCTCAATCACCGTTTACATCGAAGACGTGAACGACAATGCACCAGAGTTTCTCAACGTGCCCTATGTGGTGGATGTGGACGAGAACACCTCCGTGGAGAGCATCGTCTTTGAGGGGGTGCAGGCCTTCGATCGGGACAAGCCCAATACCCCAAATTCCGAGGTTCACTTCAGCATGTCCACGGTGCCGGAACAACTCTCCGCCGATGGCAGTCCGTACTTTGCCCTCAAGAGCCCACATCGACCGCTGCTCATCCTGAAGCGGGAGCTGGACTTTGACAACGGCATCAGGCAGTTCAAGCTGCCAATATTCGCCTGGGATCGGGGCACGCCCGCCAACCAGGCCAACACCACCATCACGATCAATGTCCGCGATGTGGACGACTTGCCGCCCAAGTTCACTGAGGGCGTCTATCGCACGAAGATCAACGAGTTCTTTCCCATGACTGGCGTCCCGATACGTATTCCCCTGTACTTTGCCCCACCGATAATGGCCTTCGATCAGGACTCGCTGAATGCCACCCTCGTCTATGAGATTATATCGGGAAATGAACGGCAGCTGTTTCGTGTGAATCCCCACAACGGGGTCATGTACCTGCAGAAGGAGATTGATCTGGAGGAGGAGAGTTTGCCGGGCAACACATTTGTCCTGCAGCTGGAGGCTCGACAGAAGGACAACCCCTTGAAGAAGGCACTGGCTCG CATCGAAGTGGAAGTCCTCGATCTGAATGACAATGTGCCCGAGTTCGAGGCCGATTTCTACAACATTTCGATTGTGGAGAACCTGCCAACGGGCTTCAGTGTGCTGCAAGTCAATGCCATCGATCGGGATCAGGGCGAGAACTCGGAGTTTCTGTACAATCTCGTCGAGACCAAGGAGACGACGGGTGCCTTCCGCATTGACTCGCGAACGGGCTGGATCACTGTCCGAGATGATCGATTGCTCGATCGCGAGCAGCGCAGATCAATCCAATTGAATGTGGAGGCCCTGGAACGCAATCCGTCATACCTGGATGACAAGCACCTCAAGAAGCCAGGTCCCAGTCGAGTGCACGTGGAGATCACACTGCTGGACACGAACGACAACACGCCCAAGTTCGAGCACGGAAATCTGTACGAATTTAAGGTGCCCATAACTGCACCCACGGGCTATGTGATCGGACAGGTGGCGGCTAAAGATCCGGACGATGGACCCAACGGCCATCTGCTGTACGAACTGCAGCGCCCCAAGGGCAGTGGCTATATCCCCTTCCGGCTGGACAACAAAAACGGCACCATCTTTGTGGGCGGACCCCTCAGACGCGGACGCATTGCGGTGTTTGTGGAGGCCAGCGATCAGCCCACCAATCCCTCGGAGCGTCGTTTTTCTTTGGCCGTCATCACGATTGAAGTCTACGCCACGATCGATGATCAGGCCATTGACTTTGTGGGAGCACCGTACGAGTTCTGGGTGGGAGCCAGCACCCCACTGGGCACCTCAGTGGGTCAGGTGCGAACCTCTCTGATCTACGACGGCGAGGATGAGATAATGTACGATCTCCTACACACCTATTCGGAGGGTGTGCCCTTTGCCATCGAGGAGCGATCGGGCATAATCACAGTCATCCGAGAGCTGTCGGAGTTTAAGCGAAAAGTCTACAACTTTGAGGCGGTGGCCAACTAT CTCTTTGCGAACTCCACGAAGCCGCTGGTCATGTCACGCAGCTCTTCACCGCTCACCACAGTAGCCGctccatcccagtccgagcTCAGCGATGAGGGAGTGCTCATCACCAACCTGACGATACACATTGTCAACAAGCCCGAGCAGAAGGTGCCCCTGCGACCTGTTATAGA GGAGATCAATATGAATGTGATCAACTTCCATGTGGAGGAGAATGTCGTGGGAGGCATCATCGGCCAGTTGCTGTACAAGAACGGCATCAATCTGGTCAATAACGAGCTGGGCAGCTTCCGTGAGCTGCCCTCGGATGTGGCTAGTGGTAGCCGTAATATCACGATGGGCAGCCGTTTCCGGAGCCGCAACCGCAGTCGCAGCTCCAAGTCGAAGCGCCGCCTGCCGCGACGCCTGGTGGGAGACTCCAACGTGAAGCTGCGGTACATCATCGCCAATCAGCAGGAGGTGGTGAACAAGATATCCATCACGGAGGATGGCACACTGCTCACCCTGATCGGACTCGATCGGGAGCAGCAGGCCAGCTATGAGCTGACTGTGATTGTCGAGTACAGCACGGGTCTGGTCAGCGGTGCTGGGATTTATCAAGTCAATATCAAAGTGGACGATGTCAACGACAATGCCCCCAAGTTCAATGCCCTCACCTATGTGGGCCTGATCAACGAGAACTGTGCGGCGGGCACGGAGCTGTCCATGAACCATGCCATCCACATCCAGGATGCGGACGAGGGCGTCAATGCCGAGTTTCGGGTGCAGCTGCAGGGCGACTACAGTGAGGAGTTCAGCATTGAGTATGTGAACGGGAGCTTCTCGGGGGCTGCTGGGAACGCCAGTCAGCACAAGATGCCGCCCACAACGGGCGCCTTTAACATATTCAATCTGACGGATCAGTGGAACGACGAGTTCAAGTACCAGGAGCTGCACACCACCTTCATGCAGTCGAACTTCAAGCTTAGCAGCGGCCCCTACTTCCGCATCAGCTACACGGGCAAGCGCGGCCTGGACagggagaagcagcagctgtACAATCTGAAGCTGATTGCCGCCGACAGCGGGGGCCTGTCGGGCTATGCCCACTTGACCATCCTCGTGGCGGATGTCAACGACAATGCCCCCATCTTTGAGCGCATTTCTGTGTTCAAGGACTCGCGCCTGGAGATACGCGAGTACACCACGGACATGGAGATTTACTTTGTGGAGAGCTCCAGCGGCATGGCAGCGCCCCAGGCCACCGCGGCAATGATGCTGGCCCCGCCGCCCTATCACATTCCGGGCTCCCCGCGTCTCCACATGGATCGGGAGAGGGCTGTGGCAGTCGGTGTTGTGGGTCGAGCCAAGTCGCGTCGTCGCATGGTCCGGGCCCTGCCCACCAAGTGTCCCCTCTTTGCCATCTACGAGGACACGCCCATTGGGGCGAAATTGTTGCAGCTGAGTGCCAGTGACGAGGACTTTGGCAAGAATTCGCAGCTGCACTACGAGCTCCAGGGGGAGCAGGTGGAGCGCTCTCCGGGCATGCCGCTGCTGAAGGTGCAGGGTGTGCGCCACTTCACGATGGACAAGCTGAGCGGGGAGCTGTCGGTGAACTTTCCGCTGGCGGCCAACATTGAAATCTGGCTGAATCTGAGTGTCACGGACATAGACGGCCTCAAGGACACCACTTGCCTTCGCTTCACCGTCATGGACGTGAACAATCATGCGCCGACATTCAGGAAGTCCTGGTACAGCTTCGACACCGCCGAGGGCGAGTACAAGGACAGTGTCCTGGGCCAATTGACGGCCATTGACATGGACTATGGCGAGAATGCCAACATCACGTACACCCTGAGCGACCTGACGCTGCCGTTTACCATCAAGCCCGCCTCCGGAGTGCTGAAGATCAGCGGACAGCTGGATCGGGAGCTGCACGACAAGTACAGCTTCCAGGTGATAGCCACCGACAATGCACCCACGGTGCTCCAGAGGATGTCCAGCAGTGTGGACGTGGAGGTAAACGTCCTGGACATCAACGACAATCGGCCCGAGTTCATTGGCTACGATGACCAGACCAAGGCCGTCAAGTACTGGCCGAATGTGGCGGACAGGACCCTCATGCTGCCCGTTTACAAGGCGTACCTGGACCGCAGCACTCAGCCGGGGACTTTTGTGAGACAAATGACGGCCATCGACAAGGATAATGTGGGCAATGGCAATGGGTTGGTGCTCTACTCCATCCGGCACCAGGAACTGCAGGCGCCACTCTTCCAGATCGACTCCCGCGATGGCACCATCACCACAGTCTCCCGGATCAACGGCTACAACGACTATGAGCATCTGAATGTGTCCGTAATTGCCTCGGACGTGGGCAGTCCCTCCCTATCCGCCACCGCCGTGGTGATTGTCAATCTGCAGGGTCAGGCCGTCACTGATCCACCAAAGTCCACGCCCAAGCCCGAGCCGCCGGCCAATGTTACCATCTTCCAGCACGCCTACTACGAAGTGAAGCTGGCCGAGAACAATGAGGCGCCTATTGAGGTAATGCGTCTGAATCTCAGTGCGGGACTCAATCCGGAGAACTACCGCTGGTCGCTGTGGCTGGAAGAGGGCCTGGACGAGACAGATGCCCATCCACCGTTCGAGTACGATGCCAAGAACATGCTCCTCTACGCCCTGAAGCCCTTCGACAGGGAGCACATATCCCGCTATCAATTGCGCATCCGGGCCGATCGCCTCAGCAGGGAGGCGCGCAATTTCGCCCGCGTATCCTACCCGGTGGTGGACGAAAGGATCGAAGGCCTGTCGCCCAACGAGTGTCGCATCCTGGTCCACATATCCGATGAGAACGACAATGCGCCCCGTTTCCGTGGCAATGGACAGCCGATCGTGGCGGTCCTGCCTCAAAGCGCCAGCTTTGGTTATCCAGTGACTCGAGTACTAGCCACAGATGCAGATGAGGGTCTTAATTCCGAGATACGCTATCGTCTGCTGAATGAGCCCACGCGTCTCTTTGGCATCGATGAGACGACCGGCAATATACGCCTGCTGGGAGATCTGCCCCACGATGAGCACCTCTATGGCTTCGATGTGAAGGCCACCGATCGCATGGGCGCCGACGATGGACGCAGCGGCATTGTCAACGTCTTTGTCTACATCATCGATGAGTCCAAGCAGGTGCGTCTGGTGGTGGCCGGCAAACCCGTGGAGGTGGAGCGTCGCATTGAGGGTCTAATGGAGGCGCTAAGCTCCGCAATTGGCAGGGATGTGCGTGTGAGACTTCTAGAGCCCCACTCGAATGCACTGGAACCAGC CACCAATGCCTATATATATGCCGTTGATCCCCAAACGAATTCCATTATGGAAATGGAACAGCTACAGGA CTCTTTGGCGGGGCTCCAGCTGGATGCActgcagctccagcagcagaAAGTCGATGGAAGCAAGTCCATGCCGCGCATAATCGAATTGGCGGAGTTCGGACAGGCGGCGCGACCCACCCACGCCTCAGCATCCAGCTTCATGGGAGGACTGGAATTCGTGACCGTATTGCTACTGGTTCTGATCAGCCTGGGGGCACTTTTTTCCGCCTGCTGCTACCTGTGCGTGCGCCAGAAACG CCGTCTCTGGTCCCAGCGCGACTTTGCTGCCTCGGATGCTGGCCTCACATACACCATAGCCGGCATCGGGGCCTCCTCCCGTGGCCAGAAACAGCGTCGCCAGCGCCCGCAGCGGCACACACAGCGCTGCAGCAAGGGCAGCGCCGGGAGCCAGCGGCCAACGAGCGCCTTCATGCCCGAGTCGGTCTGCTCCTCGGCCCAGACCCAGTCGACGGCCACGGCAACGGAGAAACTGGAGCAACAGTTGCATCATCATCACCAGCAACAGGCTCTGgccacgcagcagcagcatcatcagTACCTGAACGA ACAGCAGCGACAGCGCGAGTACATTGATGTGCCGCTGCCCAAGTCCATTGCcaaggcggcggcggcggcggcagcagcagccgctggCACAGATGCCAACGTTGGGGCAGGCACAGGCAGCACACCATTTGTGCTCAAATACAATTCCTGTCAGCCAGTGAACAATCT AAACAACTATGAGACCTCGCTGTTCTCGCTGCACTCGACGGGACAGGACTCGGGTGTGGAGTTCCTGAGCAGCCGCGAGCTGTACGAGACCTCGCCGGACTCCTTCCAGCACAGCGGCTCGAAGCGCATCACCAATCCAGAAGTACTCTGTCCCAGACATGCCAAGGCCCACCTAGAGCTgcgacagcagcaacagcagcccaACACGGACAGCAG TGACACCTACGAGGATTCCCTGAAGACCGATGAACCGCTGGTGGCGCACAACTGCCGCAACGGGAGCTGTGAGCACCGCCAGCACCACCATCAGCATCCCCACTATCAGAATACCCGTTTCGAGAAGCGCTCCTGTGTGCGACACTCGTTCTCCGGCGTCAAGGATGACCTGATGCAGAGCTCGCCGCAGATCTCGCTTCGTCCTCGGGGTCATGCGCTGCGCAACTCGATGAACGATCTGGAGCAGCGGCTGCACAACCTGGAGCAGTCCTTCCAACGACCCCTCGAGTTTAGCAAATCGAATTCTTTGTTCTAG
- the LOC108157651 gene encoding glutathione S-transferase 1-1-like produces the protein MDFYYRPGSAPCRSVLMTAKAIGLEFDKKIIINTRAGDQFKPEYLKINPQHTIPTLDDNGFSLWESRAIMVYLVEKYGKDDKLFPKDVQKQALINQRLYFDMGTLYKSFADYYYPQIFQKQAPNAELYKKIESAFEIFNTLLEGQTYAAGDYSVADIALLATVSTFDVAGFDYKRYANVAKWYEHAKEVTPGWVINWTGCLEFRKYFDN, from the coding sequence ATGGATTTCTACTACAGACCCGGATCTGCCCCCTGCCGATCTGTTCTTATGACAGCCAAGGCCATTGGCTTGGAATTCGATAAGAAAATCATCATCAACACCCGTGCCGGGGATCAGTTCAAGCCGGAATACCTGAAGATCAATCCACAGCACACGATTCCGACGTTGGATGACAATGGTTTCTCGTTGTGGGAGTCTCGTGCCATTATGGTGTATCTCGTGGAGAAGTACGGCAAGGATGACAAGCTCTTTCCCAAGGACGTTCAGAAACAGGCCCTGATCAACCAGCGTCTGTACTTCGATATGGGCACCCTCTACAAGAGCTTTGCCGACTACTACTACCCGCAGATCTTCCAGAAACAGGCGCCCAACGCAGAGCTCTACAAGAAAATCGAATCGGCCTTCGAGATCTTCAATACGTTGCTCGAGGGACAGACCTATGCAGCTGGGGACTACAGCGTAGCTGATATTGCCCTCTTGGCAACGGTGTCCACCTTCGATGTGGCCGGCTTTGACTACAAGCGTTATGCCAATGTGGCCAAATGGTACGAGCACGCCAAGGAGGTTACGCCCGGCTGGGTCATCAATTGGACTGGATGCCTGGAGTTCCGCAAATACTTCGACAACTGA
- the LOC108154006 gene encoding putative gustatory receptor 89a yields the protein MSRLPHVCGLCLLLWLWQLLALAPFSYSRSRGARCRRLLTLSGVLRWLLLIGLAPLMLWKSAAMYDATNVRHSMIFKNIALAAMTGDVFISLALLGAHLWHRRGLARLLNGLAQLHRKRKLGWGSTLLLWSKLLLSLYELLCNVPFLQGAGSRLPWTQLLAYGIQLYVQHVSSVYANGIFGGMLLLLASLDHLEQESPALARLLKRERGWLRLSANFVDLFQLGIFLLVIGYFVNILANMYAYMSYFVSQHGVPLTISNYCLIVTIQLYALILAAHLCQVRHGRLRQRCLEFGYLPPELTHHEVGGRRWGKVFNSPSLSLQAMAWTPFPLFAPLDSLKFSVLGLFTLDHAFWLFLVSYAMNFIVIILQFSLENMQHADDN from the coding sequence ATGTCACGACTGCCGCACGTTTGCGGACTCTGCCTGCTCCTCTGGCTCTGGCAGCTGTTGGCGCTGGCGCCCTTCAGCTACAGCCGGAGCAGAGGAGCCCGTTGCCGCCGCCTGCTGACCCTGAGCGGTGTCCTGCGATGGCTCCTCCTTATTGGGCTGGCCCCCCTGATGCTGTGGAAGAGCGCGGCCATGTACGATGCCACCAATGTGCGGCACTCGATGATCTTCAAGAACATTGCCCTGGCCGCCATGACGGGCGATGTTTTCATCTCGCTGGCCCTGTTGGGCGCCCACCTCTGGCATCGTCGGGGATTGGCCAGGCTGCTGAACGGCCTGGCGCAACTCCATCGGAAACGGAAGCTGGGTTGGGGCTCAACGCTGCTGCTGTGGTCCAAGCTCCTGCTCTCGCTGTACGAACTCCTCTGCAATGTCCCCTTCCTGCAGGGGGCGGGAAGTCGTCTGCCCTGGACCCAGCTCCTGGCCTACGGGATCCAGCTGTATGTGCAGCACGTGAGCAGCGTCTATGCAAATGGGATATTCGGTGgcatgctgctgctcctggccAGCCTGGACCACCTGGAGCAGGAGTCGCCGGCTCTGGCTCGGCTCCTGAAACGCGAGCGCGGCTGGCTCCGCCTCTCCGCGAACTTTGTGGATCTCTTTCAGTTGGGCATCTTTCTGCTGGTCATCGGCTACTTCGTCAACATTCTGGCCAACATGTACGCCTACATGTCGTACTTTGTCTCGCAGCACGGCGTACCGCTGACCATCTCCAACTACTGTCTGATTGTCACCATCCAGCTGTATGCTCTCATCTTGGCAGCCCATCTCTGCCAGGTGCGGCACGGTCGTCTGCGTCAGCGATGCCTGGAATTTGGTTATCTCCCGCCAGAATTAACCCATCATGAGGTGGGTGGTAGACGGTGGGGGAAAGTCTTTAattctccctccctctctttgCAGGCCATGGCGTGGACACCGTTTCCCCTGTTCGCACCCTTGGACAGCCTGAAGTTCTCCGTTTTGGGTCTATTCACCTTGGATCATGCTTTCTGGCTTTTCCTGGTCTCGTATGCCATGAACTTTATTGTCATTATTTTGCAGTTCAGTCTGGAGAACATGCAGCATGCGGATGATAACTGA
- the LOC108157734 gene encoding caspase-3: MDDTDFSLFGQKNKHKKDKADATQIAKTPTSEADLKRIIISRPTVDDTYENCQRAGIAVILNHKDVKGQKQRVGTERDRDDMQHTLQTFGFDVRTYNDLTFSDINDMLKEVAREDHSDNDCFVLVVMSHGTEGKVYAKDMSYPVERLWNPFLGDNCKTLKNKPKLFFIQACRGENLEKAVEFTSFAVMTRSLAPAEAAPVQPITYAIPSTADMLVFYSTFDKFFSFRNVDDGSWFIQSLCRVLDMAAFNEAGQPDGVDLLRLLTAVNRKVAYEYQSNTKNEALNQMKEMPNFMSTLTKTFQLRVKPKT, encoded by the exons ATGGACGACACGGACTTTTCGCTCTTCGGCCAGAAGAACAAGCACAAGAAAGACAAAGCGGATGCCACACAGATCGCCAAGACGCCCACATCGGAGGCGGATCTGAAGCGCATCATCATCTCCAGGCCCACCGTCGATGACACCTACGAGAACTGTCAACGCGCCGGCATCGCGGTGATACTCAATCACAAGGACGTCAAGGGGCAGAAGCAGCGCGTGGGCACCGAACGGGATCGCGATGACATGCAGCACACCCTGCAGACCTTTGGCTTCGATGTGAGGACCTACAACGATCTGACCTTCTCCGATATCAACGATATGCTCAAAGAGG TGGCACGCGAGGATCATAGCGATAATGATTGCTTCGTTCTCGTTGTCATGTCCCATGGCACTGAGGGCAAGGTCTATGCCAAGGACATGTCCTATCCGGTGGAGCGGCTGTGGAACCCCTTCCTGGGCGACAACTGCAAGACCCTGAAGAACAAGCCGAAGCTCTTCTTCATACAGGCCTGCCGTGGCGAGAATCTGGAGAAGGCAGTGGAGTTCACCTCCTTCGCGGTGATGACCAGATCTCTGGCCCCCGCCGAAGCGGCGCCGGTCCAACCGATTACGTATGCCATACCCAGCACGGCGGACATGCTCGTCTTTTACTCCACCTTCGACA AATTTTTCTCATTTCGCAATGTGGACGATGGCTCGTGGTTTATTCAGAGTCTGTGCCGAGTCCTGGACATGGCCGCCTTTAACGAGGCTGGCCAACCCGACGGCGTCGATCTGCTGCGCCTGCTGACCGCCGTCAACAGGAAGGTGGCCTACGAGTACCAGTCGAATACGAAGAACGAGGCCCTCAACCAAATGAAGGAAATGCCCAACTTTATGTCCACACTCACCAAAACTTTCCAATTGCGTGTGAAGCCAAAGACCTGA
- the LOC108156620 gene encoding glutathione S-transferase 1-1-like — MDFYYMLYSAPCRSILMTAKALGLELNKKKVDLDAGDHLKPEFVKINPQHTIPTLVDGDFAVWESRAILVYLAEKYGKDDSLYPKDPQQKAVVNQRLFFDLGTLYQSYVYYYYPQLFEDVQKPADPENFKKIDAAFELFNTLLEGQLYAALNKLTLADFALLATVSTFEISEYDFRKFPNVVRWYENAKKVIPGWEENWEGCLYYKKLYLTEILKK, encoded by the coding sequence ATGGACTTTTACTACATGCTGTACTCGGCACCCTGCCGTTCCATTCTCATGACGGCCAAGGCATTGGGTTTGGAGCTGAACAAAAAGAAGGTTGACCTGGATGCTGGCGATCATCTGAAACCGGAATTCGTGAAGATCAATCCTCAGCACACGATTCCAACTCTAGTGGATGGTGACTTTGCGGTGTGGGAGTCGAGGGCCATACTCGTTTACCTGGCAGAGAAGTACGGGAAGGACGATTCGCTGTACCCCAAGGATCCCCAGCAAAAGGCTGTGGTCAATCAACGCCTATTCTTCGATTTGGGTACGCTCTATCAGAGCTATGTGTACTACTACTATCCGCAATTGTTTGAGGATGTTCAGAAGCCGGCAGATCCCGAAAACTTCAAGAAGATCGATGCGGCCTTTGAGCTGTTCAATACCCTACTGGAGGGGCAGCTGTATGCCGCATTGAACAAGCTGACCCTCGCTGATTTTGCTCTCCTGGCCACCGTCTCCACCTTCGAGATCTCGGAATATGACTTCAGAAAGTTCCCGAATGTGGTCAGATGGTATGAGAATGCGAAGAAGGTTATTCCCGGATGGGAGGAGAACTGGGAGGGCTGTTTGTACTACAAGAAATTGTATTTGACTGAAATCTTAAAAAAGTAA
- the LOC108156619 gene encoding glutathione S-transferase 1-1, which produces MADFYYLPGSSPCRSVIMTAKAVGVELNKKLLNLQAGEHLKPEFVKINPQHTIPTLVDNGFALWESRAIQVYLVEKYGKTDSLYPKCPKKRAVINQRLYFDMGTLYQSFANYYYPQVFAKAPADPEAFKKIETAFEFLNTFLEGQEYAAGDSLTVADIALVATVSTFEVAKFDIKKYANVNKWYENAKKVTPGWEENWAGCLEFKKYFD; this is translated from the coding sequence ATGGCTGATTTTTACTACTTGCCCGGCTCCTCGCCCTGCCGCTCTGTGATCATGACCGCCAAAGCCGTCGGCGTTGAGCTGAACAAGAAGCTGCTCAATCTGCAGGCCGGAGAGCATCTGAAGCCCGAGTTCGTGAAGATCAACCCCCAGCACACAATCCCCACTCTGGTGGACAACGGTTTCGCCCTGTGGGAGTCGCGCGCCATTCAAGTCTATCTGGTGGAGAAGTACGGCAAAACCGATTCTCTGTACCCCAAGTGCCCCAAGAAGCGCGCCGTGATCAACCAGCGTCTGTACTTCGATATGGGAACGCTGTACCAGAGCTTCGCCAACTACTACTATCCCCAGGTGTTCGCCAAGGCGCCCGCTGATCCCGAGGCATTCAAGAAGATCGAGACTGCCTTCGAGTTCCTGAACACCTTCCTGGAGGGTCAGGAGTATGCTGCCGGCGACTCCCTCACCGTCGCCGACATTGCTCTGGTGGCCACTGTGTCCACCTTCGAGGTGGCCAAATTCGACATCAAGAAGTACGCCAACGTGAACAAGTGGTACGAGAACGCCAAGAAGGTCACCCCCGGCTGGGAGGAGAACTGGGCCGGCTGCCTGGAGTTCAAGAAATACTTTGATTAA